Proteins encoded by one window of Flavobacterium sp. N502540:
- a CDS encoding lipoprotein signal peptidase: protein MSLRKAYLLIFLVLIVDQLSKIYVKTNFVLGDEVVVFDWFRIHFIENEGMAWGTKIPGEYGKLILTVFRIFAVFGIGYWLADSVKKRYSNYLIVAIALIFAGAAGNIIDSVFYGVIFDASQGNLATLFSPEPYGTWFHGLVVDMFYFPIWRGTLPGWFPLWGGEEVSFFNAIFNVADVAISTGVGILLVFNKRAFPKTA from the coding sequence ATGTCATTACGAAAAGCGTATTTGCTTATATTCTTAGTTTTAATTGTTGATCAGCTTTCAAAAATCTATGTAAAAACAAACTTTGTTCTGGGAGATGAAGTGGTAGTTTTTGACTGGTTTAGAATTCATTTTATTGAAAATGAGGGAATGGCCTGGGGAACTAAAATTCCCGGAGAATATGGTAAATTGATTTTGACTGTTTTCAGAATCTTTGCTGTATTCGGAATTGGATATTGGTTAGCCGATTCGGTTAAGAAGCGTTATTCTAATTATTTAATTGTTGCCATTGCTTTAATTTTTGCCGGAGCTGCCGGTAATATAATCGATTCAGTATTTTACGGAGTTATTTTTGACGCGAGTCAGGGTAATTTGGCAACGCTTTTCTCACCGGAACCTTATGGAACATGGTTTCATGGTTTGGTTGTAGACATGTTTTACTTTCCGATCTGGAGAGGTACTTTGCCTGGCTGGTTTCCTCTATGGGGTGGTGAAGAAGTTTCTTTTTTTAATGCGATCTTTAATGTTGCCGATGTGGCAATTTCTACAGGAGTAGGTATATTGTTGGTTTTTAATAAAAGAGCATTTCCTAAAACAGCATAA